One part of the Anaerolineales bacterium genome encodes these proteins:
- a CDS encoding DUF309 domain-containing protein: MAVRNPDEVFVTPEQLPAACRGQLHAEAVRGIALFNAGEYWEAHEALETAWKEERGPARHLYKGILQAGVMYLQIQRGNYLGMAKMYERCKKWLRPWPPVCRGVNVDQLRADVEAAISEARRLGPERLGEFDTALLKPVELSD, translated from the coding sequence ATGGCCGTGCGCAACCCGGATGAAGTCTTCGTCACCCCTGAGCAGCTGCCGGCTGCGTGCAGGGGGCAGCTGCATGCTGAGGCCGTGCGCGGCATTGCGCTGTTCAATGCCGGCGAGTATTGGGAGGCGCACGAGGCGCTGGAAACGGCCTGGAAAGAAGAGCGCGGCCCAGCCCGCCACCTATACAAGGGCATTTTGCAGGCGGGCGTGATGTACTTGCAGATCCAGCGTGGCAACTATCTGGGCATGGCCAAGATGTACGAGCGTTGCAAGAAGTGGCTGCGCCCCTGGCCGCCGGTATGCCGCGGCGTGAACGTAGACCAGCTGCGCGCCGATGTGGAAGCCGCCATCAGTGAAGCACGGCGGCTGGGGCCAGAGCGCCTGGGGGAATTTGATACAGCTCTACTTAAGCCAGTAGAGCTCAGTGACTAG